The proteins below are encoded in one region of Chitinispirillales bacterium ANBcel5:
- the gcvH gene encoding glycine cleavage system protein GcvH encodes MYMNPEDLKYSKTHEWIRVKDDSVTIGITQHAQEALGDITFIELPQTGQKISKRGECGVIESVKAASDIYSPLSGEIKAVNDALTTAPEAINNDPYGEGWLFELSNIDPEELKELMDKEQYDKFLETEQ; translated from the coding sequence TTGTATATGAATCCTGAAGATCTCAAGTATTCAAAAACTCACGAGTGGATACGAGTGAAAGACGACAGCGTCACCATCGGCATTACCCAACACGCACAGGAAGCACTGGGAGATATCACTTTTATTGAACTTCCCCAGACTGGCCAGAAGATCTCAAAACGAGGTGAATGCGGAGTGATAGAATCGGTTAAAGCTGCCAGCGACATCTACTCTCCCCTAAGTGGAGAGATAAAAGCTGTAAATGATGCACTTACTACTGCTCCGGAAGCCATAAACAATGATCCCTATGGTGAAGGATGGTTATTTGAGCTTAGCAATATAGATCCCGAAGAGCTTAAAGAGCTGATGGATAAAGAGCAGTATGATAAATTCCTGGAGACCGAACAATGA